Genomic window (Terriglobia bacterium):
GAAAGATTGTCCAGGACCACGACTTCGTGTCCCGATTGGGCAAGGGCTTTGGACGTCTGACTTCCAATGTAACCCGCACCGCCGGTAACAAGCACTCGCATCGTGCGCTGATCTCCGCGTGATCACTGACTGGAGCCTGAACTCTACTGCAGGTTGTGCAACATGACTCTGATGCACTCTTATTCCCGACCGATTGCCTCCCTTACGAGCACGCTTCAAGTTGACACGGCTTGCAAAAGCTTCCGAATGAAACTCTCCTCACGCCTTTGCGGTTTTAGCTGGCGCGCTCTTATCGAGCACTTGCAGGAATTTAGCCAGCCAGGCGGGATGCGCGGGCCAGGCCGGTCCCGACACCAGATTGCCGTCCACGTGCGCTTCCGTCATGGGAAGGTCAACGTATTTTCCTCCGGCCAGGGTGACTTCCGGTCCCACCGCCGGGTACGCGCTGATCGACCTTCCTTTGGCGACGCCTGCCGCCACCAGCAACTGCGCTCCGTGGCACAGTGCGGCCACCGGCTTTCCCGCGTCAAAAAAATGCCGGACGATTTCCAGCACCTTTTCATTCATCCGCAAATACTCCGGAGCCCGCCCGCCGGGAACCACCAGCGCGTCGTAGGAACCGGCCTTGACGTCCTCGAAAGCGGCATTCACCTGGAAGTTGTGTCCGCGCTTCTCACTGTAGGTCTGGTCGCCTTCAAAATCATGGATGGCCGTGCGGACTGTCTCGCCCGCTTTCTTCCCAGGGCAGACAGCATCAACCTTGTGCCCCACCATCTGCAGGGCCTGGAAAGGCACCATCACTTCATAATCTTCGACATAGTCGCCGACAAGCATCAGAATCTTTTTGCCTGCCATTTCAGTTTCTCCCTTCAAAATTCGAAGATGTTTACCCTCCTGTCATCCTGAGCGTAAGCGAGGGACCTGCTTTCCGAAATGTTACTGATCAAATTATCGGCGCCTCATGCCGGCCGGGCATAGCTTCCGGGACTGTTTGAAGTAGCCCGCCATTCCGGCTTTCGGCCGGGAGATGCCTGGGCCAGCACCCGCCGGACTCCCTCTGCATCAAAATCGGTGGCATAGACGGGAGTTCCCGGTTGCTGCCGCCACGATTCATCCAGTCCTCCGGCATCAACGGCGTCGAATCCGAGTTCGTTCACCAGCCCCATCACGACGTCCTTGGCCCATTTGTCATCGCCCGCGACCGGCAAGGCAATTCGCCCGGGCGAGCCTGCGGGCTTGCCGTTTTCCATCAGGTGCTGGGCATAGATGTTGTTAAACGCTTTCACCACCGGCCGCCTCAATTGCTTCTCCACCCACCGGCTCTCCAGCATGCCGCCTTCGATCCCTTCGATTTTCCCGTCGCGCTGCCTCGGATAGTAGTTGCCCGTGTCAACCACCACGATGTTTTCGGGAACGCCCGCAAAAAGGTCCTTGGGCAAATCGGGAACATTCGCCAGCGGGATTGTCACGATCACCACATCGCCGGAACGCGCGGCTTCAGCCGGCGTCACCGCCTTCGCTCCGGTCTCTTTGGCAAGCCCGGCAAGCGATTCGGGCCCGCGAGAGTTGGCCACGGAAACCTGATGCCCAAGCTGTGTCAGCCGCCGCGCGAGCGTGCCGCCAATGTGTCCTGCGCCAATAATGCCGATTTTCATGATTCATCCCTCCATTTGGAATATCCAGTGAGATGAACTTGTCGCCGAAAAGGTTCGCCTTCGATCTGCGCCGACTGCCCTGGGGGCTGTGAACCATTAAACCATTATAGGTTGGAAATATATCCCCGGCGGGCAGGAATGGCAAATGGAGGGCTTGGTGGTGACGTAAATTTGTGTGTGTAAAAGTGAGGAGGGTGTAAGTTGGTTTCGCCGAGCAAGCGGAACCAAATCCTTAGAAAAGGAGCTTACACCCCATGGCGAAAGTAGCACCGATGACGGAGCAGTTCCAACACTTTGTGC
Coding sequences:
- a CDS encoding NADPH-dependent F420 reductase, with the protein product MKIGIIGAGHIGGTLARRLTQLGHQVSVANSRGPESLAGLAKETGAKAVTPAEAARSGDVVIVTIPLANVPDLPKDLFAGVPENIVVVDTGNYYPRQRDGKIEGIEGGMLESRWVEKQLRRPVVKAFNNIYAQHLMENGKPAGSPGRIALPVAGDDKWAKDVVMGLVNELGFDAVDAGGLDESWRQQPGTPVYATDFDAEGVRRVLAQASPGRKPEWRATSNSPGSYARPA
- a CDS encoding DJ-1/PfpI family protein; amino-acid sequence: MAGKKILMLVGDYVEDYEVMVPFQALQMVGHKVDAVCPGKKAGETVRTAIHDFEGDQTYSEKRGHNFQVNAAFEDVKAGSYDALVVPGGRAPEYLRMNEKVLEIVRHFFDAGKPVAALCHGAQLLVAAGVAKGRSISAYPAVGPEVTLAGGKYVDLPMTEAHVDGNLVSGPAWPAHPAWLAKFLQVLDKSAPAKTAKA